A window of Polyodon spathula isolate WHYD16114869_AA chromosome 22, ASM1765450v1, whole genome shotgun sequence contains these coding sequences:
- the LOC121297007 gene encoding neuropeptide Y receptor type 6-like, whose amino-acid sequence MGDITHDTNESLLNWTAIDSFNSSSWRPHFSDYDCQPSLYILLVLVMAYSVVTIVGLFGNLCLVIIIQRQKETHNVTNILIANLSLSDVFICIMCIPFTVVYTLMDHWVFGEPMCKVSSFVQCMSVSVSIFSLVLIAIERYQLIVNPRGWKPNISHAYWGIILIWIASAVLSIPFLIFHHLTDEPFKNLTAHSSFYRNKYACMDDWPSEGDRLGFTTCLLVVQYFAPLCFIFVCYLKIFVCLRRRGGMVDRLRENETRVSESKRINMMLVSIVVAFAVCWLPLNIFNIIFDWNHEVLLNCHHNLVFTLCHLAAMLSTCINPIFYGFLNKNFQKDLNTMLRQCWCKAEQEEYENIGLSNMLTDVSKASLKLHNAPPNS is encoded by the coding sequence ATGGGTGACATCACACACGACACCAACGAGAGTCTCCTCAATTGGACGGCAATAGACAGCTTCAATAGCAGCAGCTGGAGGCCCCACTTCTCTGACTATGACTGCCAGCCTTCTCTGTACATCCTGTTGGTGCTGGTGATGGCCTACAGTGTAGTGACTATCGTGGGCCTCTTTGGGAACCTGTGCCTAGTCATCATCATCCAAAGGCAGAAGGAGACACACAACGTAACCAACATCTTGATCGCTAACCTCTCCTTGTCGGACGTGTTCATCTGCATAATGTGCATCCCCTTCACTGTGGTCTACACACTGATGGACCACTGGGTGTTCGGGGAGCCCATGTGCAAGGTGAGCTCCTTCGTCCAGTGCATGTCCGTCTCCGTGTCCATCTTCTCCCTGGTCCTGATCGCCATTGAGCGGTACCAGCTGATCGTCAACCCCAGGGGGTGGAAGCCCAACATCTCCCACGCCTACTGGGGGATCATTCTGATCTGGATAGCCTCTGCCGTCCTGTCCATTCCCTTCCTGATCTTCCACCACCTGACTGATGAACCCTTCAAGAACCTCACCGCCCACTCCAGCTTCTACAGGAATAAATACGCCTGCATGGACGACTGGCCCTCCGAGGGGGACCGCCTGGGCTTCACCACCTGCCTGCTGGTGGTCCAGTACTTCGCCCCTCTGTGCTTTATCTTTGTGTGCTACCTGAAGATCTTCGTGTGCCTGCGTCGGCGGGGTGGGATGGTGGACCGCCTGCGCGAGAACGAGACCAGGGTGAGCGAGAGCAAGCGCATCAACATGATGCTCGTCTCTATTGTGGTGGCCTTCGCTGTCTGCTGGCTCCCCCTCAACATCTTTAACATCATCTTCGACTGGAACCACGAGGTCCTCCTCAACTGCCACCACAACCTGGTCTTCACGCTCTGCCACCTGGCAGCCATGCTGTCCACCTGCATCAACCCCATCTTCTATGGCTTTCTCAACAAGAACTTCCAGAAGGACCTCAACACCATGCTGCGTCAGTGCTGGTGCAAGGCTGAGCAGGAGGAGTACGAGAACATCGGGCTGTCCAACATGCTTACAGATGTCTCCAAGGCATCTCTAAAACTCCACAATGCTCCACCCAACAGCTAG
- the LOC121296810 gene encoding serine protease inhibitor Kazal-type 1-like, translating to MKATMCLVLSVVLFLCFTTLGSGSAISEGGEMPDCKIYNLPRCPRNLDPVCGTDGIEYANECSMCLAILKGKQNIRIASRGSCNPWV from the exons ATGAAAGCTACCATGTGTCTTGTTTTGTCGGTCGTCCTCTTTCTCTGCTTCACCA CTCTGGGGAGCGGAAGTGCTATTTCTGAAGGAGGTGAAATG CCTGATTGCAAGATTTACAACCTGCCTCGCTGCCCACGGAACTTGGACCCAGTCTGTGGCACTGATGGCATTGAGTATGCCAACGAATGTAGTATGTGCCTGGCAATCTT GAAGGGAAAACAAAATATCCGAATCGCCTCTCGTGGCTCGTGTAATCCGTGGGTTTGA
- the LOC121296811 gene encoding trypsin inhibitor ClTI-1-like, with protein MKAAAFLVVLSVMLFLCFTTLVSGGPISKRGDLPACQNYLLPGCTREFNPVCTTKGVTYSNECMLCLAILDGEEKEEIRIWKRTQC; from the exons ATGAAAGCGGCCGCGTTTCTTGTGGTTTTGTCCGTCATGCTCTTTCTCTGCTTCACCA CTCTGGTGAGTGGGGGCCCTATTTCTAAAAGGGGTGACCTG CCTGCTTGCCAGAACTATCTCCTGCCTGGCTGCACCCGGGAATTTAACCCCGTCTGTACCACTAAGGGTGTCACGTATAGCAATGAGTGCATGCTGTGCCTGGCAATCTT gGATGGAGAAGAGAAAGAAGAAATCAGAATCTGGAAACGTACACAGTGTTGA